TCGTGCATGTAGGAAAGTCCAGTATCTTCATCCGAAGCGGAAAAGGATACCTTAAACTTTCGTCCCATTTCCTGACTCACAGGATTTCTTAAAAAATATTGAAAAAGTGCGTGAGCATAGGGCGATACATCAAAAGGCTCGTTTATATCGATTCCTGCGGTTTCGCTGGCCGTTACATTGCGTACCGTATTACCACAGGCTTCCCTGAGGGTAATATCATCCTTTTCCAACTCGGCCCATAACTCTGGGGTCCTGTTCAAATCCACATAATGAATTTGAATATCCTGTCTAGTAGTGATATGAAGTCTTCCCCTAGAATATTCATCCGAAACCTCACAAATACGATGCAATTGTTTAGATGTTACCTTTCCGTAAGGCAACTTTATCCTGATCATCTGAACCCCTGGTTGACGCTGTCCATAAACTCCCCTGGCCAAGCGAAGACTTCGAAATTTCTCCTCATCCAGCTTACCTCCATGGAATTCATGAATCTTTCGTTCCAACTCTAGGATATCCTTTTCAACAATAGGATTTTCTATTTCTGTTCTAAAACTTTGCATTGCTATTTTTAATTTGATCTTGTCCCGCTTCCTTTATTATAATATTAACCCTATCGGCTTTATATGTTTTAATTCAAAATTATCTTGAACCTTTAATTCATTGAAGAAATTTAGGACTAACTTATAAAACCGGCCCCTACCGTATTATTTGATTGTGTATCGATTAGAATAAAGGAACCATTGGTCCTATGATTCTTGAACTTATCATAAAATATAGGTTTATTCAATCTAAAACTCACCTCGGCAATATCGTTCATATCCAACGACTGGGCTTCCGCATCCACCCCGGAATAATCCGGCGCAATCTTATGATGCACTTGATCTACCTTGGCCAATACTTTATTGACCCCATGTTGCACCACATATTTGTTCCCTGCCGTCAACGGCTTGGAATCCATCCAAGAGATGGTCGCGGTAAATTGCTTTTCAATCGTGGGTAAGTCATTCGCTTTGACCAACATATCACCCCTGCTTAAATTAATTTCGTCTTCCAACGTAATGGTCACAGATGATCTTCTCGAAGCCGTTTTATATTTTTTATCGTATACATAAATCTCCTTGATTCTCGACCTTGTTTGGGAAGGTAGTGCGATAACCTCATCCCCTACACTCAACTCGCCACCGTAAACCTTACCTGCAAATCCCCTAAAATCATGATGCTCCTCCGTTTTTGGACGAATGACATATTGCACTGGAAAGCGCGGCGTACCTACATTGGAAACGGCTGCCAAATCCAGTCCTTCCAAATGCTCCAACAAGGTTTCCCCTTTGTACCACGGAGTATTTGCGGATTTATTCACCACATTATCCCCCTTAAGGGCACTCACCGGAACAAACGTGATTTTTTGATCGGCGTAATCCCGCTTTTCCATCAATTTTTCAAAATCAGCCTTAATTTCATTGTATCGCTCTTCCGAAAAATCGACCAGATCCATTTTATTGATGGCTACCACTACTTCCTTTATACGTAGAAGATTATTGATGAAAAAATGCCTGTTGGTCTGCTCAATGACCCCTTTGCGGGCATCGATCAATATAATGGCCGCCTGAGAGGTAGAGGCACCCGTTACCATATTTCGGGTATATTCCACATGTCCTGGGGTATCGGCGATGATATAGCTTTTCTTCGCAGTGGAAAAATAGATATGGGCTACATCTATGGTAATTCCCTGCTCCCGCTCGGCTACCAACCCATCCGTAGCCAAGGAAAAATCCAAATAATCATATCCTTTTTGCTTACTGGTCCTTTCTATGGCTTCGAGTTTATCCGAAGTCAGGGATTTGGTATCGTAAAGTATCCTTCCAATCAAGGTACTTTTACCATCATCTACACTACCTGCCGTTGCTATTTTTAGTACTTCCAATTTCGTTTTTCGTTGTTAGTTCATAGTTGTTGGTGATATTCGAAGAATACTATCAACGAAGAACCAATTACTATCAACCAGATTAAAAATATCCTTGTTGTTTTCTTTTTTCCATGGCCGCTTCGGAACGCTTGTCGTCTATACGAGCACCTCGTTCTGAAATGGAAGAATCCCTAATTTCCGCTACCACCTTATCTATACTTATGGCATCAGATAGAACGGCCGCTGTACAGGACATATCCCCTACCGTTCTAAAACGAACCATTCGTTCTTCCACAACCTCATCCTCGTCCCTGAATACAATTCCATCTTCGGCAGACCATATCATACCGTCCCTAAGAAAGGTCTTACGCTTATGTGCAAAATAGATGGAAGGTATCTCTATGCCTTCATCCTTTATATAGGACCAAACATCTAGCTCCGTCCAGTTGGAAATAGGGAAAACACGTACGTTCTGACCCAACTCAATCTGACCGTTTAACATATCGAACAATTCCGGTCTTTGGTTTCTTTCGTCCCATTGTCCAAAATCGTCACGAACAGAAAATATCCTTTCCTTGGCCCTTGCTTTTTCCTCATCCCTACGGGCGCCACCAATACAAGCATCGAACTTAAACTCTTCAATGGCATCCAATAATGTGGTGGTTTGCAAACTGTTTCTGCTAGAATATCTTCCGGATTCCTCCTTGACCTTTCCCTGATCAATGGAGTCCTGAACATTTCTAACGATAAGTTCCAATCCCAGTTCCTTCACCAAGCGATCTCTAAATTCTATGGTCTCAGGAAAATTATGTCCCGTGTCGATATGCATCAAGGGAAAGGGAATTTTAGCGGGCCAGAAGGCCTTTTGGGCCAACCTTACCAAAGTAATCGAGTCCTTTCCTCCAGAAAACAATAAAACGGGTTTTTCAAATTGTGCCGCAACCTCCCTCAAAATATAAATGGCCTCGTTCTCTAAGGCATTGATATGGGCAGTATTCTCAATGA
The nucleotide sequence above comes from Maribacter algicola. Encoded proteins:
- a CDS encoding sulfate adenylyltransferase subunit 1 gives rise to the protein MEVLKIATAGSVDDGKSTLIGRILYDTKSLTSDKLEAIERTSKQKGYDYLDFSLATDGLVAEREQGITIDVAHIYFSTAKKSYIIADTPGHVEYTRNMVTGASTSQAAIILIDARKGVIEQTNRHFFINNLLRIKEVVVAINKMDLVDFSEERYNEIKADFEKLMEKRDYADQKITFVPVSALKGDNVVNKSANTPWYKGETLLEHLEGLDLAAVSNVGTPRFPVQYVIRPKTEEHHDFRGFAGKVYGGELSVGDEVIALPSQTRSRIKEIYVYDKKYKTASRRSSVTITLEDEINLSRGDMLVKANDLPTIEKQFTATISWMDSKPLTAGNKYVVQHGVNKVLAKVDQVHHKIAPDYSGVDAEAQSLDMNDIAEVSFRLNKPIFYDKFKNHRTNGSFILIDTQSNNTVGAGFIS
- the cysD gene encoding sulfate adenylyltransferase subunit CysD — protein: MEVKELEVPTEIIENTAHINALENEAIYILREVAAQFEKPVLLFSGGKDSITLVRLAQKAFWPAKIPFPLMHIDTGHNFPETIEFRDRLVKELGLELIVRNVQDSIDQGKVKEESGRYSSRNSLQTTTLLDAIEEFKFDACIGGARRDEEKARAKERIFSVRDDFGQWDERNQRPELFDMLNGQIELGQNVRVFPISNWTELDVWSYIKDEGIEIPSIYFAHKRKTFLRDGMIWSAEDGIVFRDEDEVVEERMVRFRTVGDMSCTAAVLSDAISIDKVVAEIRDSSISERGARIDDKRSEAAMEKRKQQGYF